The sequence ACGGGTTCTTGTCATCACATGCATTGTTCAGGCACTCGCTGTCCGCGCACGCAACGGCGTCATCACAGTCCATGTCCCGCGTCCCCGCGCAGATCTCGGGCTGGCCTGGATGAACGTTCGCGTCTTTGTCATCACAGTCCGTCCCCGCCACCTTGTTGGTCTTGAGGATGTGCTTGTCACCATCATCGTCCTGGGCCAGGAGATCGAAGTGGAGCTCCTTGATACCCTGCTTTGGGACCTTGACGGGCAAGGTGTGTCGCTCCAACTCGGTGCCGGAGCAGCTTTTATCCCTAGAGGACTTATAGGATGCCACCTCGATGAGCAGATCTCGCGTCCACTCCGCCTTGCGGAACACCGTGACGGTGATGATCTGCGGCCCATCCGGGTTCTTGAAGGTGCTCTGCTGGGTGTATGTGACAGCTGAGTTTCCATTGGAGTCCGAAGCGGAGACGCGGACGCACGCGGGTGTGTACGAGCCATAGGTGATGGAGACCTGCACCGCACCTTCGTCCGGCCCATACTCACGGCATGCGGAAAGGATGAGGAGCAGCCCGAAGAAGCAAAGACGGTTCATGAGAGTGCCTGGCGCACGACTGGAATCGCCAGGCTAGAGACCACGCTGAATCGGGGCGATACCACCCAGGGAGTACGCTCTCCCGGCTCCAGGGCGCGCAGCAGCGCACCCGGCCGTCACCGGTGGATGCACTCACGTTTCTGGCTGGAGCCAAACTGTGCACGGCACCTGCTCGGCCGTGCTCTCTACGTCTTCCCGATCACGGGCAGACCGGGGTCACCTTGGGGCTGATGTCACAGCCGTTGCTGTCAGTGGTGTTGCAACTCAGATGAATGTCGCAACTGCCGATGCCACGCACCCGGATGACGCCCACGCCTCCGCCCGCGCCACCGCCGCCCGCGTTGTTGGGGCCGTTGCCTCCCACCTTTGCGACGATCGTGTCCGCGCCGCCGTCACCGCCTGGGCCTCCATCTCCTCCCACGTCCGGGCAGCGGGCGGGATCCTTCGAGAACTGGGAGCCATCGACTCCAGCGCTTCCGGATCTCCCATCCGTATCTCCGCCCTCCGCGCCGCTGCCTCCGTTGGCGGTGAGCTTGGCCTGGTCGGTGAGTTCCAGGCGGAAGGCCTCCAGGAGCAAGCCCCCTCCGCTGCCACCGCCCCCTCCGCCTCCCGCATTGCCCGAGGAGCCTCTGCCGCTGGCCCCGCCACCTCCGCTGACGGAGACCCAGTGCTCCACCTTGAGCGTGCCGCCCACGGAGAGCTGCACGGCCCCACCGCCCGCACCACCCACACCCCCGTTCATGGTGCTACCCCCCGTGCCTCCCGCGCAGCCGCCGATCAGGGGCACCAACGGGCTGCTCAACGCGGTGCCTGCTGTGCCGCCCGCGAGGTTCGAGTCGTTCTTGCCGCCCACGGCGCCTGCGTTGCCAAAGCCACCGCCACCGCCACCGCTGCCTTCTCCATGGGAGAACCCACCATTTCCGCCCGTCTGCGTGCCGCAGCCGACGCGGTTGCCGCCCGCGCCTGGCACGTTCATGTCCGCGTCCGCCAGCAGAGCACCTGAGAGCGTGGCGTCGCCATACACCGCGAGGATGACCG comes from Hyalangium gracile and encodes:
- a CDS encoding putative metal-binding motif-containing protein, with the protein product MNRLCFFGLLLILSACREYGPDEGAVQVSITYGSYTPACVRVSASDSNGNSAVTYTQQSTFKNPDGPQIITVTVFRKAEWTRDLLIEVASYKSSRDKSCSGTELERHTLPVKVPKQGIKELHFDLLAQDDDGDKHILKTNKVAGTDCDDKDANVHPGQPEICAGTRDMDCDDAVACADSECLNNACDDKNPCTLEDRCRPGTSSTVECVGTLKTCQPPNLVCYTNESVCNPATGECVHTQQLPDKTC